In Brevundimonas sp. SGAir0440, one DNA window encodes the following:
- a CDS encoding inositol monophosphatase family protein, translating into MALASALLQVMTDAVRKTARPMLRDFGEVSQLQVSRKGPGDFVTAADLKAEDTLYELLMKARPGYGFLGEERGMIEGTDKSHTWIVDPIDGTTNFMHAMPHFAITVGLERRAPDGSSEIVAGVTYNPVMNELFWAEKGKGCYLNDQRIRVAGRRDLSESLIATGLPFIGKSGHAQSIKDLHAVGQRVAGIRRLGSAALDFAWVAAGRYDAYYERNLKPWDVAAGILFVTEAGGRVTTIEDDGDPKTGKSILASNTELHPHLRKVLQG; encoded by the coding sequence ATGGCCCTCGCCTCCGCCCTGCTCCAAGTCATGACCGATGCGGTGCGCAAGACCGCCCGCCCGATGCTGCGCGACTTCGGCGAAGTCTCCCAGCTTCAGGTGTCGAGAAAGGGCCCCGGCGACTTCGTCACGGCCGCCGACCTGAAGGCCGAGGACACGCTCTACGAACTGCTGATGAAGGCCCGCCCCGGCTATGGCTTCCTGGGCGAGGAACGCGGCATGATCGAGGGGACGGACAAGTCCCACACCTGGATCGTCGATCCGATCGACGGCACCACCAACTTCATGCACGCCATGCCTCACTTCGCCATCACGGTGGGGCTGGAGCGCCGCGCGCCGGACGGGTCGAGCGAGATCGTCGCCGGCGTGACCTACAACCCGGTCATGAACGAGCTGTTCTGGGCCGAAAAGGGCAAGGGCTGCTATCTGAACGACCAGCGCATCCGCGTCGCCGGCCGTCGTGATCTGTCCGAAAGCCTGATCGCCACCGGCCTGCCCTTCATCGGCAAGTCGGGTCACGCCCAGTCGATCAAGGACCTGCACGCCGTGGGACAGCGAGTCGCCGGCATCCGCCGCCTGGGCTCGGCCGCCCTGGACTTCGCCTGGGTCGCGGCCGGTCGCTATGACGCCTATTATGAGCGCAATCTGAAGCCCTGGGACGTGGCGGCGGGCATCCTGTTCGTCACCGAGGCCGGCGGCCGCGTCACGACCATCGAAGACGACGGCGACCCGAAGACGGGCAAGTCGATCCTGGCGTCGAACACCGAACTGCATCCGCACCTGCGCAAGGTTCTGCAGGGCTGA